One Edaphobacter lichenicola DNA window includes the following coding sequences:
- the rsmA gene encoding 16S rRNA (adenine(1518)-N(6)/adenine(1519)-N(6))-dimethyltransferase RsmA, translating into MQMKRKPKLGQNFLVDDSARHAIVDALGDLSKRTVIEIGPGHGAITDILAARCHKLIALELDRSLAAELTFRFRDHPQVQILECDVLKTDLLTLVPEGETADVIGNLPYYITSDILLQLFAAGSAGTLARAVLMMQREVADRVSAAPGVRDYGLLSATAQMNAQVDNLFTLAPSAFLPPPDVYSTVLRLHFAPRFAELGVDPEEFNLFLKQCFAQKRKTLQNNLRAAGYSAEQLSRAWPASVPAQARAESLALESMAELYRSLSHVVADSD; encoded by the coding sequence ATGCAGATGAAACGTAAGCCGAAGCTGGGGCAGAATTTTCTTGTCGACGACTCCGCCCGTCACGCCATCGTCGATGCCCTTGGTGATCTTAGCAAGCGCACCGTCATCGAGATCGGCCCTGGGCATGGGGCGATTACCGACATCCTGGCTGCACGTTGCCACAAGCTGATCGCACTGGAGCTTGACCGGAGCCTGGCAGCGGAGTTGACCTTCCGCTTTCGCGATCATCCGCAGGTACAGATTCTCGAGTGCGATGTTCTGAAGACGGACCTGCTAACGCTGGTGCCGGAGGGCGAGACGGCTGACGTGATCGGAAATCTGCCGTACTACATCACGTCGGATATTCTGCTGCAACTGTTTGCAGCTGGCAGCGCCGGCACGCTCGCCCGCGCTGTACTGATGATGCAGCGGGAGGTTGCGGACCGCGTCTCGGCGGCACCAGGGGTTCGCGACTATGGCTTGCTCTCAGCGACTGCACAGATGAACGCGCAGGTCGACAACCTATTCACGCTGGCGCCGTCCGCGTTTTTGCCTCCTCCCGATGTTTACTCCACCGTGCTTCGGCTGCACTTCGCGCCACGGTTTGCTGAGCTTGGTGTAGATCCTGAAGAGTTCAACCTCTTCCTGAAGCAGTGCTTTGCGCAGAAACGCAAGACTCTGCAGAACAACCTCCGTGCCGCTGGCTACTCGGCCGAACAGCTCTCTCGAGCGTGGCCAGCCAGCGTTCCCGCACAGGCACGCGCCGAATCACTCGCGCTGGAATCCATGGCAGAGCTCTATCGTTCTTTGTCGCATGTCGTTGCCGATAGCGACTGA
- a CDS encoding thiazole synthase: protein MKPLVIAGRAFQSRLIVGTGKYKDGAETQAAIEASGAEMVTVAVRRVNLDRTSESLLDFIDPRRYFLLPNTAGCYTADEAIRAARLGREVGLSDWVKIEVIGDQQTLYPDVQATLEATRVLVKEGFTVLPYTSDDIVFAKRLIDAGAAAVMPLGAPIGSGLGLQNTANLRILRELITEVPLIVDAGVGTASDAAVAMELGFDAVLMNTAIAAAKDPLLMAEAMQHAVLAGRQAFLAGRMQRKLYATASSPLEGISR, encoded by the coding sequence ATGAAACCTCTGGTGATCGCAGGACGAGCCTTTCAATCACGACTGATCGTCGGCACAGGGAAGTACAAAGATGGCGCCGAGACCCAGGCTGCCATCGAAGCCTCAGGAGCGGAGATGGTGACGGTTGCCGTCCGGCGGGTCAACCTCGATCGCACGAGCGAGTCCTTGCTGGACTTCATCGACCCAAGGCGTTATTTTCTGCTGCCCAATACAGCCGGGTGCTACACCGCCGACGAGGCGATCCGCGCTGCGCGGCTGGGGCGCGAGGTGGGGCTCTCGGACTGGGTCAAGATCGAGGTGATCGGCGATCAGCAGACGCTCTATCCCGATGTGCAGGCGACGCTCGAAGCCACCCGCGTGCTGGTCAAAGAAGGCTTCACCGTTCTGCCGTATACGTCGGACGATATCGTCTTTGCCAAGCGGCTGATTGACGCGGGAGCCGCGGCTGTCATGCCTCTCGGAGCACCCATCGGCAGCGGGCTTGGACTGCAAAATACGGCCAACCTGCGTATTCTGCGAGAGCTGATCACGGAGGTGCCGCTGATCGTAGATGCAGGCGTCGGCACAGCCTCCGATGCTGCGGTCGCGATGGAATTGGGCTTCGATGCTGTGTTGATGAATACCGCGATAGCTGCGGCGAAGGACCCCTTGCTGATGGCCGAGGCGATGCAGCATGCCGTCCTCGCCGGGCGGCAGGCCTTTCTTGCTGGCAGAATGCAACGCAAACTCTACGCCACGGCCAGCTCCCCACTCGAGGGGATCTCCCGCTAG
- the ypfJ gene encoding KPN_02809 family neutral zinc metallopeptidase has translation MDWTPGGGLSGDIEDRRGSSGGGGGSFGGGGIGIVGFLILLVVSLVTGRNYIGSYLSGHSASPSTQQSAPSAANRPPTTESPQEKKAAQLVSWTLDDVQNTWTKLLPTQTGRNYQRSTLVLFRGRTYSGCGTAQSQSGPFYCPADEKVYVDLSFWDELKRLGGSNAEFAQAYVIAHELGHHVQDLLGIEGKVRQLSGQNPSERNRLSVDLELQADCFAGVWAHSTAQRNIVHDSDITAGLQAAAAVGDDHIQRLERGTVSPESFTHGSSAQRVGWFKRGFQQGTIAACNTFKFGGAVPPADSAE, from the coding sequence ATGGATTGGACACCTGGCGGCGGACTCAGTGGCGACATTGAAGACAGACGTGGTTCTTCCGGAGGCGGTGGCGGAAGCTTTGGCGGAGGCGGGATAGGGATCGTCGGTTTTTTGATCCTGCTTGTCGTCAGTTTGGTCACGGGCCGCAACTATATAGGCAGTTATCTCTCCGGCCACAGTGCATCGCCGTCCACGCAACAAAGCGCGCCTTCCGCAGCCAACCGGCCTCCGACTACTGAATCGCCGCAGGAGAAGAAGGCGGCGCAGCTTGTCTCCTGGACATTGGACGATGTGCAGAATACTTGGACCAAGCTCCTGCCCACGCAGACGGGAAGAAACTACCAGCGCTCCACGCTCGTGCTCTTTCGCGGTCGCACTTATTCCGGCTGTGGCACAGCACAGTCGCAGAGCGGACCGTTCTACTGTCCGGCGGATGAGAAGGTCTACGTCGACCTTAGTTTTTGGGATGAGCTAAAACGCCTCGGGGGCAGCAATGCGGAGTTTGCACAGGCTTACGTCATCGCTCATGAGCTAGGCCACCACGTGCAGGATCTCCTCGGAATCGAAGGCAAAGTGCGCCAGCTATCAGGTCAAAATCCATCGGAGAGGAATCGCCTCTCGGTCGATCTTGAACTCCAGGCGGACTGTTTCGCGGGCGTATGGGCGCACAGCACAGCGCAGCGCAATATCGTTCACGACTCCGACATCACAGCCGGTCTGCAGGCAGCGGCCGCGGTCGGCGACGACCATATACAACGCCTGGAGCGAGGAACGGTGAGCCCGGAGAGCTTCACCCATGGATCGTCTGCGCAACGCGTCGGCTGGTTCAAACGCGGATTCCAGCAGGGAACCATCGCAGCCTGCAACACCTTCAAATTCGGTGGTGCTGTTCCGCCCGCCGACAGCGCCGAATAA
- the ruvC gene encoding crossover junction endodeoxyribonuclease RuvC, producing MRVFGIDCGTEFTGYGVVEVDGDARTPRLIHLAAGTIRLNKKEKTPQRLAQVYAELTALMTLHQPEIVAIEEVFFSANAKSALKLGQVRGVAMLAAATCGMPVAEYAPLSIKSSVVGYGLAAKEQVQFMVRRLLDNENAFDSADAADALAIAICHIHTAQTLELQGARR from the coding sequence ATGCGAGTCTTCGGCATCGACTGCGGAACGGAGTTCACCGGCTACGGGGTGGTGGAGGTGGATGGCGACGCCCGCACGCCTCGTCTCATTCACCTGGCGGCCGGTACGATTCGGCTCAACAAGAAAGAGAAGACACCTCAGCGGCTCGCTCAGGTCTACGCTGAGTTGACCGCCTTGATGACCCTGCATCAGCCGGAGATCGTCGCCATCGAGGAGGTATTCTTCTCCGCGAATGCAAAGTCTGCGCTGAAGCTTGGTCAGGTGCGCGGTGTGGCGATGCTGGCCGCAGCGACCTGCGGAATGCCCGTGGCGGAGTATGCTCCACTCTCGATAAAAAGCTCCGTGGTTGGTTACGGACTGGCCGCCAAGGAGCAGGTGCAGTTCATGGTGAGGCGTCTGCTCGACAACGAGAATGCCTTCGACTCCGCAGATGCTGCTGACGCGTTGGCGATTGCGATCTGCCACATCCATACCGCTCAGACACTCGAACTCCAGGGCGCGCGCCGATGA
- a CDS encoding APC family permease: MPNSKSELPRVLNASHATSIVVGIIIGSGIFLVPREMMAAVGSSGMVYVVWIVGGLLSLFGAMTYAEIAAARPRYGGEYAFLREAYGDLTGFLYMWTQITVAKPASLATIAAGLARVLGTFAIFSFFARPAFFHLFWGQIFAITVTWLIAILNIIGTRRSANVQLLLTWLKGLLILVIAGFCFGAAGQHGSWHNFSTDFAGARGGFTGFMIALVAALWAYDGWSDVVTMAGEVKKPQRSMPLALVGGVAIVGALYMLTNAAIQYVLPAAAIATADRPAADAMRLVTGSWGATLVSIGMAVSICATFVGSSLSGARVPFAAARDGLFFKQLAHVNSRFQTPSTALILQAVLSSLLLLAIGKFQALFSLAIFGEWLFYMLTASTIFVFRRREPDTPRPYSIWGYPALPALFILAAAVLLVFSFADQPRNSLIGTGIILLGVPLHYLLQRRRAA; encoded by the coding sequence ATGCCAAACAGTAAGTCCGAACTGCCCCGCGTCCTGAACGCATCCCACGCGACCTCGATTGTCGTGGGCATCATTATCGGGAGCGGCATCTTTCTAGTGCCGCGGGAGATGATGGCTGCGGTGGGCTCGTCCGGCATGGTCTATGTGGTTTGGATCGTGGGTGGCTTGCTCTCGCTCTTCGGCGCAATGACCTATGCGGAGATCGCTGCCGCGCGACCGCGGTATGGCGGCGAATATGCTTTTCTTCGCGAGGCCTATGGGGATCTGACCGGCTTCCTTTATATGTGGACGCAGATTACGGTGGCCAAACCTGCATCTCTGGCTACGATCGCTGCCGGGCTTGCGCGCGTGTTGGGGACCTTCGCGATCTTCAGCTTCTTTGCCCGCCCGGCTTTCTTTCATCTCTTCTGGGGACAGATCTTCGCCATCACGGTGACGTGGCTCATTGCCATTCTTAACATCATTGGGACGAGAAGATCGGCGAATGTGCAGCTTCTGCTTACGTGGCTCAAGGGCCTGCTGATTCTCGTGATTGCGGGGTTTTGTTTTGGAGCGGCAGGCCAGCATGGGTCGTGGCACAACTTCAGCACAGACTTTGCGGGAGCGCGGGGAGGCTTTACCGGCTTCATGATTGCGCTGGTCGCCGCGCTGTGGGCCTACGACGGATGGAGCGACGTCGTAACCATGGCGGGCGAGGTGAAGAAGCCGCAACGCAGCATGCCGCTGGCTCTGGTGGGAGGGGTTGCCATCGTTGGTGCGCTCTATATGCTGACCAATGCTGCGATTCAATATGTCTTGCCCGCAGCAGCCATCGCTACCGCGGATCGACCTGCAGCCGATGCGATGCGCCTGGTTACTGGATCGTGGGGAGCGACGCTGGTGTCGATCGGAATGGCCGTCAGTATCTGCGCGACCTTTGTAGGGTCGTCGCTCTCGGGTGCGCGTGTGCCGTTCGCAGCGGCTCGCGATGGATTGTTCTTCAAACAATTGGCGCATGTGAACTCGCGATTTCAAACGCCGTCGACAGCATTGATCCTTCAAGCCGTTCTGAGTTCTCTGCTGCTGCTTGCCATCGGAAAGTTTCAGGCACTCTTTTCGCTGGCCATCTTCGGAGAGTGGCTCTTCTACATGCTCACAGCCAGCACGATCTTCGTGTTTCGCCGCCGCGAGCCAGACACACCGCGTCCTTATAGCATTTGGGGATACCCTGCGTTGCCGGCACTGTTCATTCTTGCGGCGGCAGTGCTGCTGGTCTTTTCGTTTGCAGATCAGCCGCGGAACTCTCTTATCGGAACAGGAATCATTCTGCTGGGAGTTCCGCTGCACTACCTGTTGCAACGAAGACGAGCTGCCTAG
- a CDS encoding DUF3185 domain-containing protein: MKAATIVGILLIVLGIIGYATGGLSFTHEKKVVDAGPIQISRKTQDTLPLSPILSTIALIAGLGLVVVGARSK; encoded by the coding sequence ATGAAGGCAGCAACTATTGTTGGAATTCTCCTTATTGTTCTTGGGATTATCGGATACGCCACCGGCGGCCTCTCCTTTACGCACGAGAAGAAAGTCGTCGACGCGGGACCTATTCAGATCTCGCGCAAGACTCAGGACACGTTGCCACTCTCTCCCATTCTGAGCACGATCGCACTGATTGCCGGTTTGGGCCTGGTTGTTGTCGGTGCGAGATCCAAGTAA
- the glgA gene encoding glycogen synthase GlgA: MHIVFAASECSPWAKSGGVADVVSALPRALAKLGHRVSVFLPYYRQVAKAVPNPPVVLHSITIPFPGYNRFVRILDGGVKGGVQTYFIDCAELFDRENFYGTPSGDYPDNAERFGLLCRSVIEVSKMLGVPDVFHVHNWQAAMLPVMLRSIYYFDPVLRNVPAVLTVHNAGYQGWFPSQTIEKLLLPWDLYTVEKLEHYDKVDFLKGGIVYADAITTVSRKYAEELQTSEFGNGLEGVFRQRSGDLLGITNGIDSDEWNPATDSHIAAHYTAENLSGKKECRRDLLHAYGLENVGDDTAVIGVVSRFATQKGSDFIVEIMDRLAQEDMVLVILGSGEEYYERLLVEMAERHPAKVRVKVKFDNVMAHKIEAGADIFLMPSRYEPGGLNQLYSLKYGTIPVVRATGGLDDTIEEQPNGGGNGFKFWGYSAGAFFDALKRALETFRNKQEWTQMMRRGMAQDFSWDKPASEYLRLYERVIQNRS; the protein is encoded by the coding sequence ATGCATATTGTTTTCGCAGCATCGGAGTGCTCCCCCTGGGCCAAATCGGGTGGAGTGGCAGATGTGGTAAGCGCGCTCCCACGCGCACTGGCTAAACTCGGTCATCGCGTCAGCGTCTTTCTGCCCTACTATCGCCAGGTCGCGAAGGCTGTCCCGAACCCTCCGGTTGTGCTGCACAGTATCACGATTCCTTTTCCCGGCTATAACCGCTTCGTGCGTATTCTCGACGGCGGAGTCAAGGGTGGGGTCCAGACTTACTTCATCGATTGCGCCGAACTCTTCGACCGCGAGAACTTCTATGGCACGCCGTCTGGAGATTATCCCGACAACGCGGAGCGCTTCGGCCTGCTCTGCCGCTCGGTAATTGAAGTCTCAAAGATGCTTGGCGTTCCCGATGTCTTCCACGTTCATAACTGGCAGGCGGCGATGCTCCCGGTCATGCTGCGCTCCATCTACTACTTCGATCCCGTTCTGCGAAACGTCCCAGCGGTGTTGACGGTTCACAACGCGGGCTATCAGGGCTGGTTTCCTTCGCAGACCATCGAAAAGCTGCTCCTCCCCTGGGATCTGTACACGGTCGAAAAACTCGAACACTACGACAAGGTCGATTTTCTGAAAGGCGGCATCGTGTATGCGGATGCCATCACGACGGTCAGCCGCAAGTACGCCGAAGAACTCCAGACGAGCGAGTTCGGCAACGGGCTCGAAGGAGTCTTTCGCCAACGGAGTGGAGACCTGCTCGGAATCACGAACGGCATCGACTCCGACGAGTGGAATCCGGCAACCGACTCCCACATCGCAGCGCACTACACGGCGGAAAACCTCTCCGGCAAGAAAGAGTGCCGTCGCGATCTGCTTCACGCTTATGGACTGGAGAATGTCGGTGACGACACCGCTGTGATCGGAGTGGTCTCCCGTTTCGCTACCCAGAAAGGCTCGGACTTTATCGTCGAGATCATGGACCGTCTGGCGCAGGAAGACATGGTGCTGGTAATTCTGGGAAGCGGCGAAGAGTACTACGAACGGCTGTTGGTGGAGATGGCCGAGCGCCATCCCGCTAAAGTGCGCGTGAAGGTAAAGTTCGACAATGTAATGGCGCACAAGATCGAAGCAGGCGCTGACATCTTTCTGATGCCATCCCGCTACGAGCCCGGCGGTCTAAACCAGCTCTACAGCCTCAAGTACGGCACGATTCCCGTCGTCCGCGCGACAGGCGGCCTCGACGATACCATCGAGGAGCAGCCGAACGGTGGAGGCAATGGGTTCAAATTCTGGGGCTACAGTGCGGGGGCGTTCTTCGACGCGCTCAAGCGCGCCCTTGAAACGTTCCGCAACAAACAAGAGTGGACACAGATGATGCGGCGAGGTATGGCGCAGGACTTTTCCTGGGATAAGCCTGCCAGCGAGTACCTCCGCCTCTACGAGCGTGTCATCCAGAATCGCAGCTAG
- a CDS encoding carbohydrate porin, with the protein MTRNHARRGCLAGTLALLFLACNFATAQSVTGAGPEQTPQPDAPTPSPESTDPALTMFPHWEHSRFFIGGQANIILQAHGPFHSPYEGVNSLLPRGEYKTSLLGTLYLGAQVVTNPKFALDALFDLESAGGRGDSEALGLAGFTNLDVVRNPNLGSTPYMARVQLHQTIGFTSKLVENTQSQFSLGTEVPERRLEFHIGKMSLPDFLDINSIGSDSHLQFMNWTVDNNGAWDYAADTRGYTYGIVSEYDDKVWSARYALALMPTVANGIDLDWALRRASGQNWEFELRKPLLGSLLPPDRKGTVRVLSYVNHAHMGLYRDANRAFLAGEDPTPDIKLHEKFSAVKYGFGLNFEQEVTKDLRVFGRFGWNEGQHESFAYTEVDQTVEFGGDYSGRGWSRPNDKVGLVFVSNAIKKDHQEYLKLGGLGFLLGDGKLNYAREDILESYYNLHTWRGIYYALDLQFIEHPGYNQDRGPVLVESVRMHVDF; encoded by the coding sequence ATGACTAGAAACCATGCCAGAAGGGGCTGCCTTGCAGGCACTCTAGCCCTTCTGTTTCTTGCCTGCAACTTTGCCACGGCGCAGAGTGTCACCGGAGCAGGTCCAGAGCAGACGCCACAGCCCGACGCGCCGACTCCGTCCCCCGAGAGCACCGATCCCGCGCTGACCATGTTTCCGCACTGGGAGCATTCGCGATTCTTCATCGGCGGGCAGGCCAACATCATCCTTCAGGCGCATGGGCCGTTCCATTCGCCCTACGAAGGCGTCAATAGCCTTCTGCCGCGAGGGGAATATAAGACATCCCTGCTCGGCACGCTTTATCTGGGTGCGCAAGTAGTCACTAATCCGAAGTTCGCGCTGGACGCTCTCTTCGACCTCGAATCTGCAGGCGGCCGGGGCGACAGCGAGGCCCTGGGACTGGCCGGCTTCACGAATCTCGATGTGGTCCGTAATCCGAATCTCGGTTCGACGCCCTACATGGCCCGTGTGCAACTCCATCAGACGATCGGCTTCACCAGCAAGCTCGTGGAAAATACCCAGTCACAGTTTTCCCTTGGTACTGAGGTGCCGGAGCGCCGCCTGGAGTTTCACATCGGCAAGATGAGTCTGCCCGACTTTCTCGACATCAACAGCATCGGCAGTGACAGCCATCTTCAGTTCATGAACTGGACCGTCGACAACAACGGCGCGTGGGACTACGCGGCCGACACGCGCGGCTACACCTACGGCATCGTCAGCGAATACGACGACAAGGTCTGGTCCGCACGATACGCGCTCGCACTGATGCCCACGGTCGCCAACGGGATCGATCTGGACTGGGCTCTGCGGCGTGCCAGCGGGCAAAACTGGGAGTTTGAGCTGCGCAAGCCCCTGCTGGGAAGTCTGCTACCGCCCGATCGCAAGGGCACCGTCCGCGTACTGAGCTACGTCAATCACGCTCACATGGGTCTGTACCGCGATGCCAATAGAGCTTTTCTCGCGGGCGAAGATCCTACCCCGGACATCAAGCTGCACGAAAAGTTCAGCGCGGTGAAGTATGGCTTTGGCTTGAATTTCGAGCAAGAGGTGACGAAGGATCTGCGCGTCTTTGGCCGCTTCGGATGGAACGAAGGCCAGCATGAGTCCTTTGCCTACACCGAAGTGGATCAGACGGTGGAGTTTGGCGGCGACTACTCTGGCCGCGGATGGTCGCGCCCAAATGATAAGGTCGGGCTGGTCTTTGTCTCGAATGCCATCAAGAAAGATCACCAGGAGTATCTGAAGCTCGGCGGTCTGGGTTTTCTGCTGGGCGACGGCAAGCTGAACTACGCGCGCGAGGACATCCTCGAGAGCTACTACAACCTGCACACCTGGCGGGGAATCTACTACGCGCTGGACCTGCAGTTCATCGAGCACCCCGGCTACAACCAGGATCGAGGCCCTGTGCTGGTCGAATCGGTCCGCATGCACGTCGATTTCTAG